GATGTCGGATTATCTCCGACTGTCGATACACGAGACAATTAGCGGACACACAGAGCGGACCCGCCCCCAACGAATCCAACCAGCCGTGCTCTATTTCCAGCCATCTTTGGATGAAGATCTAACGTGGCAATTAGGCTGGAATGGTTGTCGAGGCGTCCCGCCAGCATGCagacatcactgtgtgtgtgtgtgagcgccttCACGTGATGAGAAGCAGAGCCCGTTTAATCCACAGTGCGGTCAGACGTTCCACAAAGGCTCCTTATTCAAAACATTTGTCCAATTGTGGCTGTAATCTCTCCGCTTTCATCCGGCGTGTTTTCCGCTCGCGAAGCGTTATTTATGCTTTCTTTACCGAGTCAAGACCCTGAAAATCACTTGCCTCCGTCTTCAGATCTGACGTTCACGTCCCCCTCTCCCCATTGGACGAGAGGCTGATCCAACGCACATGCTGCGGATGATTAAAGTGTCTCCCGCTGTCATAAAAACCGCCGACGAGAAGAGCTCTAAATTAGTGTCATTCGCTCCTTTTAGAAGTCGCATTGTGCCTCGTCGTTTCGTCGGCCTCGGGCCGCTCGCTTGATTGATGCCGCCGACTGTTTCGGTTTCGGCTTTCAGTGCGCGGCCGTGCCCATAATAGACTCCCAAACGCCAGGCGTGATTTGTGTACGCCCGGGCCCCGGGGGGGCCGTTCAGCTGTTACAGTCTGCAGCCAAAGCAGATGAGACGAGTAAATCTCCGAGGCCTCGCTGTGGGGAGCCATCGTTGTTGCCAGTCGGGGTCCGTGTacagaaagccccccccccccccccccctgacctggGATCTTTCGTCAGATCACATGACCTCGCTGTATGAGCTTCACTTTGACATCAGAGATAAACTGGTCCCCCATCACCAGTCCCATTCAGAGGCTATTTATGCATGTTGGATAGCTTGACTGCCAGTTTGAAAACAAGTTTGGGGGATTGAAGGACGGGTAATGGATGATCAAACAAAGTCAGAATACAATATACTTTGTAAAGCTATGATCCTGATGAGCCGGTGGCACCTCAGCCGTCAGTGTGAGACACTTTCTAGACCCGTCGCCCTGAATCTGACATATTACTGTCAACGCTGAGACGATTGAAACGTCCCAAAACCATCGAATACAGTGAGAAGTAAAACAATCTTTttgtcctcctccgtctctcccagGCCATGTACCTGAGTAGAGACGGCCAGTACCTGCTGACAGGCGGCGATGGAGGAGTCGTGTCCGTCTGGCGGGTCCACGACCTCAAGCAGCTGTTCACCTACCCGGGCTGCGACGCAGGCATCCGCTCTATGAccatgtcacatgaccaaaGGTAACGCACAACACATTTCCGGTGTTCTAATAGGAAAATCGTCAGTATGTTAATGTAATGGAAGAAGAAGCCGGTTATAATGActtcatccatgacatcataattTAAAGCTAATCGTGTCTTCTGCGTGTACAAATCGTGACCCACAGTAACTATACATGTCAGACGAGCACTGTgtagtggaggaagaggaaacgaTGTTCCTTCTGTTATTTACTTGAAGTACGAGGACCTCAAAGTTGTATTTAAGTCCCGTGCCGGAGTCGGTTGAACACGATGTCGATTTGACTTCACGGCAAATGAAAAGCCAACGGTGTGTCGAGAAAGGAGAGCTCACGCcgttccctcctcactcctctaaGGTGCATCATCACCGGCATGGCGTCTGGAAGCATCGTGCTCTTCTACAACGACTTCAACAGATGGCACCACGAGTACCAGACCCGGTACTGAGCcggcgctgctctctctctctctttcctgatATCCTGAATGTATCTCAATTGAAGAAAGACACAAAACTGTCCTGTTATAGTAAAAGAATCTGAACtatttttttgaaaaagggCATTGCTATATTTTGTAGATCAGATAGAAATCTTTCATATAAAtcacagggtggggggggggtgggggttgtgtTATTGTACGGTTAAAAGCAGATCTATTTTTAGCTGTGAGTCTATTTTCGTCTCCTCCGGAAAACAACCACGGGATTTGTGGGGAGCTAGTAAGAACCTTTTCTCTTGACTTAAAAATCcaaatatttgtgtattttagggcgagtgatttattattttttgtgttcctgtaggtgtgtgtgtgtgggggtaatTCTGAAGCTATCGTTCACTTTTAACATGCTTTTTGACAACACAGTTGGTAGATAGgaattgtttgaataaataatgtgtattgGACCGAAggcttaaaaaaaggaagggaatataaaaatataaatatctatatattctGTTAACTGTAcgtctatatatttaaaatgtccatTCCCTCTGTACTTCTCAGCTTGCTAGGAGATTGCATTTCTGTGCTTGGCTACTCAAACATATCCGTCAAGAAGTATCTCATCATCATGAAATACTTCAGTCATCAATAAACATAAAAACGTCCCTCACTGATGGTGAAGATGAGCTTTATGTACGGAGGATGGCAGGCACTTTTTCTGGGAATTTGTATCGGTTTCTAATGGaaagactgagtgtgtgtgtgagatcactAATGTAATCGCATCGTCTCGTTGTACCCGAGGTGGGTCTGTCTCCaacgtgtgtgtgacaggaaggacttccctctcttccagtctgaggttcttcctcttcctctcatcacaGGGCCACTGAGGTGTGATTCAGTGATGAATTACGATGACACTTATTCTTTTGATCTTCACTCAAATAAACGTCCATCTGCGTCTCTTGATTTTGGGGGACGCATtcctttaaagtgtgtgtgctttgaTGTGGTTTGAATCTCCGGTGATATGAGAACTACCGGTGTCAaccaatgtttttctttttcaatcatTTGAGTGTTCTGTGTTCCGAGTTCTGACAATAAAATGGAATTTTATAACTTGAATTGTCTTGTGAATTTCTTACTAAATTACGATGACTCCATCgctccctctagtggccaaCTGCTTGTCTCACACTGACACCTATTATCACTTTCTACAGTTACTAATACTTACTTCTTTGCACACACTATGATctgtaattactttttttagaCACTGACATAATTCAACACACTATACGTACAACTTTTTCCAACATACTGAACATGACcgtgtgtcttttttttggacATGGTATATACAATGAGTATTTTGTAATTATTTCCCTTCACTTCTACTGCATTGCATCCTCTAGTGGCCAAGTTAGTCATGTACACGAAGAAATGAtcacaaatgtattcatttgaAGTCTTTATTGCATTGTTTTGCTGTTTCTAAACGGGACATTAAAAGCAGCCACTCGATGCATATTTAAGAACATTGCTCCAGTTTGACACGGATGATAAACCTGGTTTCAAACTTTTCATACAAATTCCCTTTACAAACTGCAGATCAAAGTctacttttaaatatataagagGAAGCAACATGATAACTTGAATCAACTGACTGAGGGTTTTGACTGACTGAGGCAGGAAGTGGAATGGAGTACGCATGCAGCTGGAAGTCCTGGAGAGGCAAAGAGGCATGTTGAGGTCACGACTCAGCGGGATAAACGCTCTGGAGATTACAACAGGAAGTGcacataacaaaacaaaagtccCATTTTGCAGTCAAGCACATACCTGTTACCATGTCAACAACTCAAACCCAGATCAAAACCCACTGCTGCGCTGACTTGTTTCATGCAAACCGCAGTGTCGGATTTTAAGTGAATTACATCAACTGGTATTCTGAGTTTAGTTTGTCTTTTCTGTGCAGAACTGACTTCACAGTTCTGAAAAGTCCTTTAGAAACAAACCTGCAGTTTAAAGTCTGTTTCTCTATTGTTTATCTACAGCAGTCACCCAGGGACTTTAACTGCTCACACACAAAGGCAAACAAATCAAAAGTGGACAACTAAGGTTCTTCACGATGTACACATTAAGGACATAAACAGCATTTGGATTAATGCGTCAGTATGTCTAAGTTTCAGTGGGTGCACGGAAATTATTTGGTTTTATCTAAAATAACTTCCTAGTTCCTACCCAATACAATGAATTCTACAAACTAAATTGAAAACAAAGATAAAATAGACACTCAGCtgtaactttttaaaaattgtaaatattaaaagaaatctTCCAAGTACCACAAACTAAGTTCCTCCATTGTGTTGTGGTGACGTACATCTCTGATATCTCATAAGCTCAGCAAAGTAACCCAACGCTTTCTGCAAGGATAAATAACAAGAGCCACACCTGAGGAGTCTGGGAGATCAATACATCTGAGGTGATTAACAGGAGAGCAAAGAAGGATTTATTAtagcgatatatatatatatattttgtttgctttgtgcttttgaattaattgatatttccttttctttcggcccttaaatgtcattaaatataaataaatctttGGTTGAAATGGCCACAATGCAGATAAATTCATAACAAGGGGTCAGAAGTAGACAACATACTTTTTATGGGGGTTAGGAACCACTGAACTAGTGGTAACAGGAAAAGAAATGTTGATTATCTCTTTAAATTTAAAGTAAACAGCGGTGTGTGTCAACGTGAGCAGATCTGCTTTTTACCAGcatcattttaaaaaggcacaCAAATGCATAACATCTCCAAATAGAGATGACATGTTTAACAAACAAAGCATAGCCCTTCTCGTTATTAGATGCTTGGTTAGGCAGTACCTTTATTTATCAACGTATTACCATTCAGCTGACCGGGGTCTCACAAATACTGATCGTGCTAAAAGTTGGATTACAGGTAGCGAGGCTTGCAATTTCAGATGTTTAATATGTTGAAATACTTGTATGTGTTATGGACCTAGTGTCACTGCTGAAGCAAGAGGAGTCCACAATGGTGTGTGAGTAATGCAGAACTATTTACAAAAGAGCGACAGGCAGTCAAAATgggataataaataaaataattcacaTTAACGTGTAACTACTAAGACAAACACCTCATAACAGTGATGCATTCAGTTCACTCCCTTTCTACAAATCCTCGagtaataaatacaaacatatatacaaacTGACAAACGCTTGGAAAACGATTTGTATCCTCCGTCTCTGGAAatgagtgggaggagagagagatacaaatatGGACACAGCGGTCGACTGGCTCAGTTTACAGCTACAGGAAAAGCTCAAGATGGAGTTTTAACCTCCTCGGATAATGTTTTCTGACACTTGTAAGAAGTAGTGGGGGCGAGATGGCGACACATTTACATCGTCTCCATTAGCTCTTCAGCAGGTAAATGGCTGGGAGAGGGAGGACCAGTGGGAGAGGGAGGACCAGTGGGAGAGGCAGGACCAGTGGGAGAGGGAGGACCAGTGGGAGAGGGCGGGGTTGTGGATCTGGGAGGTgtcgagggaggagagggaaacaGGGTTGGATGAACGGGTGATGGAAAGGGAGATTCTTGTTTGGTTGGGGAAGAGAACGGGAAGAAGGTGACGGGTTTGACGGGGGAGGATGGGGAAGGGGACGCTTGTTCcgtgggagaggaagaagggactTTCctggtgggggagagagaggcaggtttggtgggagaagagagagaagagggggttTGGACTGGTTCTGTAGGAGAAGAGGGGGTTTGGGCTGGTTCTGGTTCGGTGGGAGCAGAGGGGGTTTGGGCTGGTTCTGGTTCAGTGGGAGATGAGGGGGTTTGGGCTGGTTCTGGTTCGGTGGGAGATGAGGGGGTTTGGACTGGTTCTGGTTCGGTGGGAGATGAGGGGGTTTGGACTGGTTCTGGTTCGGTGGGAGATGAGGGGGTTTGGACTGGTTCTGGTTCGGTGGGAGATGAGGGGGTTTGGACTGGTTCTGGTTCGGTGGGAGATGAGGGGGTTTGGGCTGGTTCTGGTTCGGTGGGAGATGAGGGGGTTTGGACTGGTTCTGGTTCGGTGGGAGATGAGGGGGTTTGGACTGGTTCTGGTTCGGtgggagcagagagagaagagggggttTGGGCTGGTTCTGGTTCGGTGGGAGAAGAGGGGGTTTGGGCTGGTTCTGGTTCGGTGGGAGCAGAGGGGGTTTGGGCTGATTCTGGTTCGGTGGGAGATGAGGGGGTTTGGACTGGTTCTGGTTCGGTGGGAGATGGGGGGGTTTGGGCTGGTTCTGGTTCGGTGGGAGATGAGGGGGTTTGGGCTGGTTCTGGTTTGGTGGGAGATGAGGGGGTTTGGGCTGGTTCTGGTTCAGTGGGAGATGAGGGGGTTTGGGCTGGTTCTGGTTCAGTGGGAGATGAGGGGGTTTGGGCTGGTTCTGGTTCAGTGGGAGATGAGGGGGTTTGGGCTGGTTCTGGTTCGGTGGGAGATGAGGGGCTTTGGGCTGGTTCTGGTTCGGTGGGAGATGGGGGGGTTTGGGCTGGTTCTGGTTCAGTGGGAGATGAGGGGGATTGGGCTGGTTCTGGTTCGGTGGGAGAAGAGGGGGTTTGGGCTGGTTCTGGTTCGGTGGGAGATGAGGGGGTTTGGGCTGGTTCTGGTTCGGTGGGAGATGAGCGGGTTTGGGCTGGTTCTGGTTCAGTGGGAGCAGAGGGGGTTTGGGCTGGTTCTGGTTCGGTGGGAGATGAGGGGGTTTGGGCTGGTTCTGGTTCGGTGGGAGATGAGGGGGTTTGGGCTGGTTCTGGTTCGGTGGGAGATGAGGGGGTTTGGGCTGGTTCTGGTTCGGTGGGAGATGGGGGGGTTTGGGCTGGTTCTGGTTCGGTGGGAGATGGGGGGGTTTGGGCTGGTTCTGGTTCGGTGGGAGATGAGGGGGTTTGGGCTGGTTCTGGTTCGGTGGGAGATGGGGGGGTTTGGACAGGTGTAGAGGGAATGTTGCCGGTGGAAACAGCAGGAGGGTCACACAGCGAGGGAACGGAGAGGGACGATGTTCCCATTTCAGGATTGGAGGAAACGGGCAAAGAGGTGACCGGGAATGTTTCAGcagagggtggaggggaggcatGAAGCACACttccaggagcaggaggaggaaaaccAACACCGTCAACAGGGGAAAGAGAGCAGGGAGCATCGGAGGGCGGAGCAGCAGGCGCAGCCGTCTCGGGTGCGTCGGGCTGAGCGGTCTTGGTGGGCGGCGCCAGCGCGGCGGGTTTGGGTTCTTTGGCGCGTGAGGCCCGCTTGTGAGGAGAAGCCGGTCCTGACTTTGTGGGCGAGGCTGGTTTCACTAAGAGGGAAGACAGGACTTTGTTTCCAGGACACGGCACCGTTTGGGGCCGAGGGCGATGAAGAGCGGCGAGCGGGAAGGTCTTCTTATCGAGAGCTGTGCTCTGGCAAAAACAGACGGACAGACCATCAGCCTGATACTGGCGCACCAgtgaagcaacaacaacaccagtCAGAACAGAGAGACACTGTGGGTCATCGACATTTAATTCAGGAAACTTTAGCAACAAAAAGTCAAAGTTCTTTGTGCGTCTTCTTTCGAACGATCTCATCGTTTTCCTCTTAAAACCTACAACCATTAACTGCTGCACCCAGTCCTGTGTTTTTTCCCCGATGGTCGTTATGAATGAACAACACTCCTCAAATGAAATGAGCTCATGGAAATGGTcataaataaactgaaagatgatgaaacaaaaacacagtacttctttccccccccccccccccccccccgcacacggAGAACACAAATCAGAGCATCGCTGCTCTTCTCTGAAGAGAGAGGGCAAATGAGAAAGTCCGCTCGTGCTCGTTCATGCGTGGTGCTTCTCGTCGTTAAGCCGATGAGGTGTTCGAGGTATCGCGTTCCTCATTTGCCCTCGCAGCAGACGGTCAGTGTTAGTACGTACCATTATCGCCTTGAAGCTAATTCAGAGGGGCGCAATGCGGGAGAGGGGAGAAGCAAAGAGGGACAGAGACTCGTcttactcacagctccacaacACAACGGCAACACAACAAGCGTGAAGGCCCGCGGGCAGCCGTTGTTCCAACTCAACGCTAATCTGCTATTTCAAGATCATTCAAAAAAACTCTCTTTTTGCATTTTGAGTTGGAACAAACCGTTAGACTTTCTACATCACTCATCAATAACGACGCGGTTTAGTAGGAGTTAAATACGTTTTAGTTTCAAAAGGTTAAGACTGACATTATTCTAAATTCcaattgtattaaaaaaaaggaatgcaATGTTATATTTGTCACCCGCTTTTAGAGATGTACATCTTCCCACAGGAAGTGTAGACACCAACACATTGTTGCTTTTGGCTTTGTTGAAGGAATATTCTAGACTAACGTcagccttctccttcacagctgGCAGGGGGGGATATTGTATCCAAGgcaataaagccacattaattTGCGTCCATCTCTGCAAATTAAAACGACAAAATGTCTCTGACGTGGTTCTCATGTTCGTACCACAAGGTGGCGCCACAGCACCACTAACAGAGAACGGGGCTGAACGACTAGTTATAGACG
The nucleotide sequence above comes from Pseudoliparis swirei isolate HS2019 ecotype Mariana Trench chromosome 24, NWPU_hadal_v1, whole genome shotgun sequence. Encoded proteins:
- the LOC130189795 gene encoding cell surface glycoprotein 1-like; its protein translation is MGTSSLSVPSLCDPPAVSTGNIPSTPVQTPPSPTEPEPAQTPSSPTEPEPAQTPPSPTEPEPAQTPPSPTEPEPAQTPSSPTEPEPAQTPSSPTEPEPAQTPSSPTEPEPAQTPSAPTEPEPAQTRSSPTEPEPAQTPSSPTEPEPAQTPSSPTEPEPAQSPSSPTEPEPAQTPPSPTEPEPAQSPSSPTEPEPAQTPSSPTEPEPAQTPSSPTEPEPAQTPSSPTEPEPAQTPSSPTKPEPAQTPSSPTEPEPAQTPPSPTEPEPVQTPSSPTEPESAQTPSAPTEPEPAQTPSSPTEPEPAQTPSSLSAPTEPEPVQTPSSPTEPEPVQTPSSPTEPEPAQTPSSPTEPEPVQTPSSPTEPEPVQTPSSPTEPEPVQTPSSPTEPEPVQTPSSPTEPEPAQTPSSPTEPEPAQTPSAPTEPEPAQTPSSPTEPVQTPSSLSSPTKPASLSPTRKVPSSSPTEQASPSPSSPVKPVTFFPFSSPTKQESPFPSPVHPTLFPSPPSTPPRSTTPPSPTGPPSPTGPASPTGPPSPTGPPSPSHLPAEELMETM